From Mycteria americana isolate JAX WOST 10 ecotype Jacksonville Zoo and Gardens chromosome 4, USCA_MyAme_1.0, whole genome shotgun sequence, one genomic window encodes:
- the SOWAHB gene encoding ankyrin repeat domain-containing protein SOWAHB, giving the protein MARELSQEAVLDFLWGAGGRAPNTALLRHFQRFLRDPALTEQQRQERREYFKSLVNSLATVHPAAAPGASKDIVLRRRYRDLLDEDLPPPPPEEQKEKEEKDPPPPRRDPDRRRGAAEEVAEKGRPGRGQPPGAAVAGGCAARGRGGPCCECRRARRAAAAPPPGPGAPPPAGPPRSRSPPPPPAQPPPYRTRPLSASPWALRPDGPPLSRPPALPPGPGALTPAGPPRPRSPPLPPSGPSPRQTLQLPSARPSRSRSPPLPPGPEVLPPTVSAPFGSPPPQRPRGPPPTQSLPPQPGPGALPPDRLPQPRSPPQSPTGMPLLKAPPASAGPGGRPLTAPSRSPLLSSGPRVLSRSPPPPRAEPPPCRSLPLLSAPGVLPLSRSLQALPTSPSPSPPLLSGPDVLPSTRLPPSQSRSLQHLPTRPSPSPPRGSRVLTPNEPTQSQALLLHPYQTLPLLSGPGVPSPSQSPPQSPTQPPPSQSLQPLCARTPPSQPLLPAQGSTGPPAPESSPPAPLPVFRSIRCQLALLPVQGITPSLPDDCGRQPRTMPSRSSPRNVLSQGLSVPLGQREHAWLVAVSAGCWARVRGLFLEEPELALQRDFMSGFTVLHWLAKHGDGPGLQELAAAARQAGLALDVDARSGCGYTPLHLAAIHGHQLVIKVLVLQLGCQVQVRDSSGRRPWEYLGSSTSGEIWQLLEAPRGTIMFPTQPLARSVSSVSKVSLPTGRAALPACLRPQHSRGAASHRTSSESD; this is encoded by the coding sequence ATGGCGCGGGAGCTGAGCCAGGAGGCCGTGCTGGACTTCctctggggggccgggggccgagcCCCCAACACGGCGCTGCTCCGCCACTTCCAGCGCTTCCTCCGCGACCCGGCGCTGACggagcagcagcggcaggagcgcCGCGAGTACTTCAAGAGCCTCGTCAATTCCCTGGCCACCGtccaccccgccgccgcccccggcgcctCCAAGGACATCGTCCTCCGCCGCAGGTACCGCGACCTCCTCGATGAGgacctgccgccgccgccgccggaggaacagaaggagaaggaagagaaggacccgccgccgccccgccgcgacCCCGaccggcggcgcggcgccgcaGAGGAGGTGGCGGAGAAGGGGCGGCCCGGCAGGGGCCAGCCCCCGGGGGCCGCCGTCGCGGGCGGCTGCGCCGCCCGGGGTCGCGGCGGACCCTGCTGCGAGTGCCGCCGGgcgcgccgcgctgccgccgcccccccgccgggccccggggcgccgccccccgccgggccgccccgctcccgctccccgccgccgccccccgcgcagcCGCCCCCGTACCGGACCCGGCCGCTGTCCGCGAGCCCCTGGGCACTGCGCCCCGACGGGCCGCCCCTCTCCCgtcccccggcgctgccgccgggtCCTGGGGCGCTGACCCCCGCTGGGCCGCCACGGCCCCGGTcgccgccgctgcctccctccGGGCCGTCCCCGCGCCAGACCCTGCAGCTGCCCTCTGCCAGAccgtcccggtcccggtccccacCGCTGCCGCCGGGGCCCGAGGTGCTGCCTCCCACGGTGTCGGCTCCGTTCGGGTCCCCGCCACCGCAACGCCCTCGAGGGCCGCCCCCAACCCAGTCGCTGCCACCGCAACCGGGCCCCGGGGCGCTGCCCCCCGACAGGCTGCCTCAGCCCCGGTCTCCGCCACAGTCCCCCACCGGGATGCCCCTACTGAAGGCCCCACCAGCCTCAGCAGGCCCAGGGGGGCGGCCCCTCACCGCACCATCCCGGTCCCCACTGCTGTCGTCGGGCCCCAGGGTGCTGTCCCGCTCCCCACCGCCACCCCGCGCCGAGCCACCCCCATGCCGGTCCCTGCCGTTGCTGTCCGCCCCAGGGGTGCTGCCCCTGTCCCGGTCCCTGCAGGCACTGCCCACCagcccctccccatccccaccgcTTTTATCAGGCCCAGATGTGCTGCCCTCCACCAGGCTGCCCCCATCACAGTCCAGGTCCCTGCAGCACCTCCCCACCAggccatccccatccccgccgAGGGGATCCAGGGTGCTGACCCCAAATGAACCAACCCAATCTCAAGCCCTGCTGTTGCACCCATACCAAACCCTGCCGCTGCTGTCAggtcctggggtgccatcccCCTCCCAATCCCCACCACAGTCCCCCACCCAGCCACCCCCATCCCAGTCCCTGCAGCCACTCTGTGCCAGGACACCCCCATCCCAGCCcttgctgccagcacagggctccacaggacccccagccccagagagcagccccccagcaccaCTGCCTGTCTTCAGGAGCATCAGGTGCCAGCTTGCTTTGTTGCCGGTGCAGGGCATCACCCCATCGCTGCCAGATGACTGTGGGCGGCAGCCCCGCACCATGCCCTCCAGGAGCTCCCCTAGGAATGTCCTAAGCCAGGGGCTGTCGGTGCCGCTGGGGCAGCGGGAGCATGCCTGGCTAGTGGCGGTGTCAGCAGGGTGCTGGGCTCGGGTGCGGGGGCTCTTCCTGGAAGAGCCGGAGCTGGCGCTGCAGCGGGACTTCATGTCAGGCTTCACAGTCCTTCACTGGCTGGCCAAGCACGGTGATGGGCCAGGCCTGCAGGAGCTGGcggcagcagcacggcaggctgggctggccctggACGTGGATGCCCGCTCGGGCTGCGGGTACACTCCACTGCACCTGGCTGCCATACACGGCCACCAGCTCGTCATCAAGGTGCTggtactgcagctggggtgccaggtgCAGGTGCGGGACAGCAGCGGGCGCCGGCCCTGGGAGTATCTGGGCAGCTCCACCTCGGGGGAGATCTGGCAGCTCCTGGAGGCACCCCGCGGCACTATTATGTTCCCTACGCAGCCCCTGGCCCGAAGCGTGTCCTCTGTCAGCAAGGTCTCACTGCCcactggcagggcagcactgccgGCCTGCCTGCGGCCGCAGCACAGCCGTGGGGCAGCATCCCACCGAACCAGCAGCGAGAGTGATTGA